Proteins encoded together in one Amphiprion ocellaris isolate individual 3 ecotype Okinawa chromosome 14, ASM2253959v1, whole genome shotgun sequence window:
- the LOC111571756 gene encoding oligodendrocyte-myelin glycoprotein-like isoform X2, which yields MRRHVLLKLFLNEALLEIVLVLWLGSRVLAVCPSMCSCSHSHREVDCSWRGLRLLPDGLQHNLRSLNLSHNRFQNLDGQLTAYTHLRILDLSHNRLNQLPVGLPRSLWQLYAASNRIQQLDKNDTVYQWNLRMLDLSHNKLERATFINNTLIKLCTLNLSHNHFWTLPTNLPINLETIDLSHNLLVKVLPNSLDRLPRLTHFYLHANRFTTLPFGVLDKTTSLRVITLGDNPWACHLYADTAYLVSWTQRTSARVLGCPCHTQPVCGGVRPGRTGGWHFASYNLPPLAASAQDLSSTPPEASVTGWWYFTVSALLSTPHTPKETLNTQPHTSTPTLTSRTTGTHLTINHLSATAADIDSYLVPVTKGTSPTDSFHATDTSASSDTSLITEKSIRDDMRLATDQFFTTESPYIQTKKTTTLRTRSVRRENQSPPRGISNSSPTLAACSLLCFLYNPGLLSLILPQLL from the exons ATGAGAAG GCATGTGCTGCTGAAGCTTTTTCTTAATGAGGCCCTTCTGGAAATTGTGCTCGTGTTGTGGCTGGGGTCGCGTGTCCTGGCCGTGTGCCCCTCCAtgtgctcctgcagccacaGCCACAGGGAGGTTGACTGCTCGTGGAGGGGTCTGAGACTCTTGCCCGATGGCCTGCAGCACAACCTGCGCTCCCTTAACCTGTCCCACAACCGGTTTCAGAACCTGGACGGTCAGCTCACGGCGTACACTCATCTCCGCATCCTTGATTTGTCCCACAACCGGCTCAACCAGCTGCCCGTGGGTTTGCCTCGTTCCCTCTGGCAGCTCTACGCTGCCTCCAACCGCATCCAGCAGCTGGATAAGAATGACACAGTCTACCAGTGGAACCTGCGTATGCTTGACCTTTCCCATAACAAGCTGGAGAGGGCCACTTTTATCAACAACACACTGATCAAGCTGTGCACACTCAACCTGAGCCACAATCACTTCTGGACTTTGCCCACCAACCTGCCAATAAATCTGGAGACTATTGACCTGTCCCACAACTTGCTGGTGAAGGTGCTGCCGAACTCTCTAGACCGTCTCCCCAGACTTACTCACTTCTACCTGCATGCTAACCGCTTCACCACACTGCCCTTTGGAGTGTTGGACAAGACGACCTCACTGAGGGTCATCACACTGGGCGACAACCCCTGGGCCTGCCACCTTTACGCAGACACCGCCTACTTAGTCTCCTGGACTCAGCGTACATCTGCACGTGTCCTGGGCTGCCCCTGCCACACCCAGCCTGTCTGTGGAGGGGTGCGCCCTGGCAGGACTGGAGGGTGGCACTTTGCCTCCTACAACTTGCCCCCTCTGGCAGCAAGCGCCCAGGATCTGAGCTCCACGCCCCCTGAGGCCAGTGTCACCGGGTGGTGGTACTTTACTGTTTCTGCTCTGCTGAGCACTCCACACACCCCTAAAGAGACTCTGAACACGCAGCCCCACACATCCACACCCACCCTGACATCCAGAACCACAGGCACCCACCTAACCATTAATCACCTTTCTGCGACTGCAGCTGACATAGATTCTTATCTCGTCCCTGTCACAAAGGGAACGTCACCCACTGACTCATTCCACGCTACTGACACATCCGCATCTTCTGACACAAGTCTCATTACTGAAAAATCCATCAGAGATGACATGCGGCTGGCCACAGACCAATTCTTTACAACAGAGAGTCCCTACatccaaacaaagaaaacaaccactCTTCGCACCAGGAGCGTGAGGAGAGAGAATCAGTCCCCTCCTCGCGGCATCAGCAACAGCAGCCCGACTCTTGCTGCCTGTTCATTACTTTGTTTCCTTTACAACCCGGGGCTCCTGTCTCTCATTCTGCCTCAGCTCCTTTGA
- the LOC111571756 gene encoding oligodendrocyte-myelin glycoprotein-like isoform X1, whose product MRSRHVLLKLFLNEALLEIVLVLWLGSRVLAVCPSMCSCSHSHREVDCSWRGLRLLPDGLQHNLRSLNLSHNRFQNLDGQLTAYTHLRILDLSHNRLNQLPVGLPRSLWQLYAASNRIQQLDKNDTVYQWNLRMLDLSHNKLERATFINNTLIKLCTLNLSHNHFWTLPTNLPINLETIDLSHNLLVKVLPNSLDRLPRLTHFYLHANRFTTLPFGVLDKTTSLRVITLGDNPWACHLYADTAYLVSWTQRTSARVLGCPCHTQPVCGGVRPGRTGGWHFASYNLPPLAASAQDLSSTPPEASVTGWWYFTVSALLSTPHTPKETLNTQPHTSTPTLTSRTTGTHLTINHLSATAADIDSYLVPVTKGTSPTDSFHATDTSASSDTSLITEKSIRDDMRLATDQFFTTESPYIQTKKTTTLRTRSVRRENQSPPRGISNSSPTLAACSLLCFLYNPGLLSLILPQLL is encoded by the exons ATGAGAAG CAGGCATGTGCTGCTGAAGCTTTTTCTTAATGAGGCCCTTCTGGAAATTGTGCTCGTGTTGTGGCTGGGGTCGCGTGTCCTGGCCGTGTGCCCCTCCAtgtgctcctgcagccacaGCCACAGGGAGGTTGACTGCTCGTGGAGGGGTCTGAGACTCTTGCCCGATGGCCTGCAGCACAACCTGCGCTCCCTTAACCTGTCCCACAACCGGTTTCAGAACCTGGACGGTCAGCTCACGGCGTACACTCATCTCCGCATCCTTGATTTGTCCCACAACCGGCTCAACCAGCTGCCCGTGGGTTTGCCTCGTTCCCTCTGGCAGCTCTACGCTGCCTCCAACCGCATCCAGCAGCTGGATAAGAATGACACAGTCTACCAGTGGAACCTGCGTATGCTTGACCTTTCCCATAACAAGCTGGAGAGGGCCACTTTTATCAACAACACACTGATCAAGCTGTGCACACTCAACCTGAGCCACAATCACTTCTGGACTTTGCCCACCAACCTGCCAATAAATCTGGAGACTATTGACCTGTCCCACAACTTGCTGGTGAAGGTGCTGCCGAACTCTCTAGACCGTCTCCCCAGACTTACTCACTTCTACCTGCATGCTAACCGCTTCACCACACTGCCCTTTGGAGTGTTGGACAAGACGACCTCACTGAGGGTCATCACACTGGGCGACAACCCCTGGGCCTGCCACCTTTACGCAGACACCGCCTACTTAGTCTCCTGGACTCAGCGTACATCTGCACGTGTCCTGGGCTGCCCCTGCCACACCCAGCCTGTCTGTGGAGGGGTGCGCCCTGGCAGGACTGGAGGGTGGCACTTTGCCTCCTACAACTTGCCCCCTCTGGCAGCAAGCGCCCAGGATCTGAGCTCCACGCCCCCTGAGGCCAGTGTCACCGGGTGGTGGTACTTTACTGTTTCTGCTCTGCTGAGCACTCCACACACCCCTAAAGAGACTCTGAACACGCAGCCCCACACATCCACACCCACCCTGACATCCAGAACCACAGGCACCCACCTAACCATTAATCACCTTTCTGCGACTGCAGCTGACATAGATTCTTATCTCGTCCCTGTCACAAAGGGAACGTCACCCACTGACTCATTCCACGCTACTGACACATCCGCATCTTCTGACACAAGTCTCATTACTGAAAAATCCATCAGAGATGACATGCGGCTGGCCACAGACCAATTCTTTACAACAGAGAGTCCCTACatccaaacaaagaaaacaaccactCTTCGCACCAGGAGCGTGAGGAGAGAGAATCAGTCCCCTCCTCGCGGCATCAGCAACAGCAGCCCGACTCTTGCTGCCTGTTCATTACTTTGTTTCCTTTACAACCCGGGGCTCCTGTCTCTCATTCTGCCTCAGCTCCTTTGA
- the LOC111571759 gene encoding uncharacterized protein LOC111571759 yields MNIFLLLLYCTEILGVLLFIPGRTSADTFSTPQQNSQEDFNTTAGSMSIVSSSMSNESPTAVSQFTSSLSFSPSPGPKPTRATTKPTATTKPTATTKTTTTTKTTTTTKTMSVNEIFYIKECRPVYFVSAGLIIACAILLISTLLLAWRTCHLSRRLKTLSTNGDLISNSEYWMGTARKDKSKPETEAKETSMLLSDLSQTQEEMSNGTTQEDGGKVKEDGQKGEEKEVGDTANSEEAAAAENSSSSKPQEEANNSQPAKAAAASSSEVTEEPKDVL; encoded by the coding sequence ATGAACATCTTCCTGCTCCTGCTGTACTGCACAGAAATCCTGGGTGTATTACTGTTCATCCCAGGGCGTACTAGTGCTGACACTTTTTCAACTCCTCAGCAAAACTCCCAAGAGGATTTCAATACTACTGCCGGCAGCATGTCAATTGTCAGCAGCTCTATGAGCAACGAGTCACCTACAGCAGTCTCGCAGTTCACCAGTAGTCTCAGCTTTTCACCTTCACCTGGTCCAAAGCCCACCAGAGCCACCACTAAGCCCACTGCCACCACTAAGCCCACTGCCACCACTAAGACCACTACCACCACTaagaccaccaccaccaccaaaacCATGAGTGTCAATgagatattttacattaaagaaTGTCGCCCAGTGTATTTCGTGAGTGCTGGGCTAATCATAGCTTGCGCCATTCTCCTGATATCCACATTGCTTTTGGCATGGAGGACGTGCCACCTGAGCAGACGTCTCAAGACGCTGAGCACCAACGGAGACCTGATCAGCAACTCTGAATACTGGATGGGAACTGCCAGGAAGGACAAAAGCAAGCCAGAGACAGAAGCTAAAGAGACCAGCATGCTACTGTCTGACCTAAGCCAAACACAGGAAGAGATGAGCAATGGTACCACCCAAGAAGATGGAGGGAAGGTAAAAGAGGATGGACAAAAGGGGGAAGAGAAAGAGGTGGGAGACACAGCCAACAGTGAGGaggctgcagctgcagaaaaTTCATCCTCCTCTAAGCCACAAGAGGAGGCCAACAATTCCCAGCCGGCCAAAGCTGCCGCAGCCTCCTCCTCTGAGGTCACAGAGGAGCCAAAGGATGTGCTCTag